GGCCGCCTGCGGTCGGGGGTCCATCACAGCTGCTCCTCGATGCCCAAGGGCCCGGCGCCCCGGTGCGGCGGCGGGCGGTGCGGGGCTCCCCATCATGCCGGACCGATCAAGAACCGCCGCGACCGGGCGAGTTGGCCAGCAGCCGGTGAAGCGTGTCGATCCGGTTGGTGGTGATCGAGTCGACGCCCCGCTCGATCAGCCGGCGCATCGTGCGCTTCGTGTCGGCCGTCCACGCGGAGACGAGCAGCCCGTCCCGGTGCGCCCGGTCCGTCAGCTCCCGGCTCACCAGGCCGAAGCGGTAGTTCAGCCAGCGCGGCCTCACCGCGGCCAGCAGCTCCGGACGCGGCGGGGCCAGCGTGGTCCAGGTCAGCGCGATCTCGGCCGACGGATCGGCGGCGCGCACCCGCAGCATCGCGTCCGCGCTCGCGCAGTAGTACGCCCGGTCGCCCGCCCCGCACTCGCGGACCGTACCCACGATCTTCTTCACCGAGGCGTCCGTGGAGCCCGGCAGGTCCACCATCACCCGGTGCGCCCCGGCGGCGAGCAGCGCCTCGCGGAGCGTGGGCACCCCGCCGCCCGTCAGCTCCTCCAGCTCCGCGTGGTCCAGCCGGTCCAGCCGCCGGTCGTGGCCCCACAGCCGCTCCAGCGTCGCGTCGTGCAGCAGGACGGGCACCCCGTCGCGGGTCACCCGCACATCGATCTCGACCGCGTCCGCCCCCCGTTCGAGGGCGGAGCGGATCGAGGGCAGGGTGTTCTCGCGCGCGAGGTACGGATCGCCGCGATGCCCCACGGCGGTGACGCTGGTGACGGTGTTGGCCATGGGGCC
The nucleotide sequence above comes from Streptomyces sp. NBC_01116. Encoded proteins:
- a CDS encoding glycerophosphodiester phosphodiesterase, producing MANTVTSVTAVGHRGDPYLARENTLPSIRSALERGADAVEIDVRVTRDGVPVLLHDATLERLWGHDRRLDRLDHAELEELTGGGVPTLREALLAAGAHRVMVDLPGSTDASVKKIVGTVRECGAGDRAYYCASADAMLRVRAADPSAEIALTWTTLAPPRPELLAAVRPRWLNYRFGLVSRELTDRAHRDGLLVSAWTADTKRTMRRLIERGVDSITTNRIDTLHRLLANSPGRGGS